In a genomic window of Patescibacteria group bacterium:
- a CDS encoding multidrug effflux MFS transporter codes for MSKLLISDYHPWQSNHLEKLMNATTYRLNTKEPHILGLTLLSAFGAMGAILMTPALPNIAGYFNVSVGVSQLTVTSFLLGFALGQLIYGPIANRLGRKPAFYVGIFLATLGSLFSILSSPVESFSLLIIGRLLEAFGSSVGLVVCFTLINDFYFPKEARRVTGLMVIAFAIIPGIAVAVGGLLTQYVGWQGCFYFLLIYGLALIYPATKMPETLSQPDIHALHYRQIYKNYAAIFKNKQLLGFSACSGFSSACIYVFGAEGPFIGIHLLGISPATYGLLGLLPFLGTLIGCLISIRLAFVKAMTMLKAAFFIELIATVFMLFCFVFHFVNLFTLLAPMALLCLGHAILSSTALSLAMTYAEDKANGSAVMNFVVMCMPVLMTFLLGMLHIGAAWVLPLIFMIALGLMLVIYCIWLQETPHSHDLR; via the coding sequence ATGTCTAAGTTGCTGATATCCGACTATCATCCATGGCAATCAAATCATTTGGAAAAACTAATGAACGCTACAACCTATAGACTTAATACAAAAGAACCCCATATTCTGGGGTTGACGCTGCTCAGCGCTTTCGGAGCGATGGGTGCTATTTTAATGACACCTGCGCTACCGAACATTGCCGGATATTTTAACGTCAGCGTGGGTGTGTCACAGCTAACCGTAACGAGTTTTTTACTGGGCTTTGCGTTAGGGCAATTAATATATGGGCCAATTGCTAATCGCTTGGGCCGAAAACCGGCATTTTATGTTGGTATTTTTCTGGCTACTCTGGGGTCATTGTTTAGTATTCTTTCTTCACCGGTCGAATCCTTTTCTTTATTAATTATCGGGCGACTTTTAGAAGCATTTGGTTCGAGTGTAGGATTGGTGGTGTGCTTCACCTTGATTAATGATTTTTATTTTCCAAAAGAGGCGCGTCGCGTAACAGGTCTGATGGTTATAGCTTTTGCCATTATTCCAGGCATTGCGGTCGCTGTCGGTGGATTATTGACACAATATGTTGGTTGGCAAGGGTGTTTTTATTTTTTATTAATTTATGGTTTAGCATTGATTTATCCCGCTACTAAAATGCCAGAAACCTTAAGCCAACCCGATATACATGCATTACATTATCGACAAATTTATAAAAATTATGCCGCCATATTTAAAAATAAGCAGTTACTGGGATTTTCTGCATGCTCCGGTTTTTCTAGCGCCTGCATTTACGTATTTGGTGCTGAGGGTCCATTTATTGGAATTCATTTGCTAGGCATCTCACCGGCTACTTATGGCTTATTGGGATTACTGCCATTCTTAGGTACGTTGATCGGCTGTTTAATTAGTATTCGCCTCGCTTTTGTCAAAGCGATGACAATGCTCAAAGCTGCGTTTTTTATTGAATTGATTGCTACAGTGTTCATGCTATTCTGCTTTGTATTTCACTTCGTTAATCTGTTTACTTTATTAGCACCCATGGCGCTGCTTTGCTTAGGTCACGCTATTCTATCCAGCACAGCTTTATCTTTAGCTATGACTTATGCCGAAGATAAAGCAAATGGATCTGCTGTGATGAATTTTGTTGTCATGTGCATGCCAGTATTGATGACCTTTTTGTTAGGTATGTTACATATAGGGGCTGCTTGGGTTTTACCGCTGATTTTCATGATTGCATTGGGATTAATGCTTGTTATTTATTGTATATGGCTGCAAGAAACCCCGCATAGTCACGATTTGCGCTGA
- a CDS encoding SDR family oxidoreductase → MENSNWNLKGKKALITGGTKGIGYALVKEFLQLGAEVFIVARNADQINCVLTKIRDQGYVAFGMAADISKGEKICADIIQAVNNLWGKLDILVNNAGTNIRKAAQDYHTNEYSTILDTNLTATFELCKQAYPLLKKSRAGNIVNIASISGLVDDDSGAPYGISKAAVIQLCKHLAVEWAKDNIRVNAVAPWYISTELTAPTLSNPEKRNAIIARTPLGRVGNPQEVATTAAFLCMPASSYITGQCIVVDGGLLVNGFSQHIACN, encoded by the coding sequence ATGGAAAATTCAAATTGGAATTTAAAAGGCAAAAAAGCATTAATTACCGGCGGCACAAAAGGAATCGGTTATGCATTAGTGAAAGAGTTTCTACAATTAGGAGCAGAAGTTTTTATAGTGGCCCGAAATGCAGATCAGATCAATTGTGTTTTAACAAAAATTCGCGACCAAGGCTATGTGGCTTTCGGCATGGCTGCCGATATTAGCAAGGGAGAAAAAATTTGTGCTGATATTATTCAAGCGGTAAATAATCTCTGGGGTAAGTTAGATATTTTAGTAAACAATGCAGGCACCAATATTAGAAAAGCAGCACAGGATTACCACACCAATGAATATTCCACTATTCTGGATACAAATTTAACGGCTACTTTTGAATTGTGTAAACAAGCTTATCCGTTATTAAAAAAATCGCGGGCAGGAAATATTGTGAATATTGCCTCTATATCTGGATTAGTAGATGATGACTCTGGTGCGCCTTATGGCATTAGCAAAGCAGCAGTTATACAACTGTGCAAACATTTAGCAGTAGAATGGGCCAAAGACAACATTCGGGTCAATGCTGTTGCACCTTGGTATATTAGTACGGAACTAACAGCGCCCACTTTATCAAATCCTGAAAAGCGCAATGCAATTATAGCACGAACTCCTTTAGGTCGAGTTGGCAACCCACAAGAAGTTGCCACCACTGCAGCATTTCTCTGTATGCCTGCTTCATCTTATATTACTGGTCAATGTATCGTGGTAGATGGCGGTCTTTTAGTCAATGGATTTTCTCAACATATTGCATGTAATTAG